Genomic DNA from Syntrophobacterales bacterium:
GAGGAGGAAAGGCTTGTTGACCATAAGCCGTAATTCTTCGAGGGGAAAGTACTGTTCAATCGTCCTGCCGTTAATGACGAAATTACCTGAGCCTTGTTTTATCCAGACCCTAGCCACGGCAGTCTTTCTTTTTCCCGTTGCGTAGTATTTTTTATCAGGCACCTTATATCTCCTTTTACTCTAATACTTTCGGTTGCTGAGCCTTGTGCGGATGTTCATTTCCTCTATATACTTTCAGTTTGCTGAGAAGTTTCCGCCCCAGGATGTTCTTTGGAAGCATCCCTCTCACGGCAAGCATGATCACGTCTTCCGGTTTCTTGGCAAGCATGGTCCGTGCGTTCTGGACCCTCAATCCTCCGGGATATCCGCTGTATTTCTCATAGGTCTTCTGATCAAGTTTGTGACCCGTAAGTTTTACCTTCTCTGCATTGACAACTACAATAAAATCTCCCATATCGGAGTGGGGAGTATAGGTGGGTTTGTTTTTCCCTCTTAGTATAGAGGCCACCTTGGCGGCGAGCCGTCCCAGTGTTGCGCCGTCCGCGTTCACTACATACCAGTCCTTTTTTGCGATATCTTCTTCTGTTGGAAAATATGTCTTCATTAGTTCACCCTTAAAAAATTTGTCTAAAATAATACATTTTTAGAGGATAAGTCAAGCATTTTATTGCTTTATGGCAAGCAGTAGGTGACGAGAAGGTTGTTTTGGCAAGTCTATATTTGTTTATGGCCAGTTGCACGGGACCGGAGACTCTATGCATACCACAATGAGAGGGTTGGAAGGCAGTAGGCGTATGGAGAGCCGAGATGGTGAAATTAAGAGATAAAAATGGTACGAAATAATCCGCATATGGACTCTCTTGATCTCACAAATATATATATGCGATGCTTTCAAAGCGATGGCCTGGAGAGACTGAGGGCCATATCCCAGTATTTGGAAAGGATGCTAAAGAGTTTGTAAAAAAGCTCTTCAAGATGAAAGATTTCATCAATGGTTAATAAGGGCGATGACTGGGCTTATAGCGGTATCTGTCCGGAGTTTTGAAAAGTATATGAAAAAGCACCTCAACACACTTTTTGTTACGACCCAGGGCGCTTATCTCTCGAAGGAGGGTGAAACCATTGCGGTGCGGATTGAAG
This window encodes:
- the rplM gene encoding 50S ribosomal protein L13, translating into MKTYFPTEEDIAKKDWYVVNADGATLGRLAAKVASILRGKNKPTYTPHSDMGDFIVVVNAEKVKLTGHKLDQKTYEKYSGYPGGLRVQNARTMLAKKPEDVIMLAVRGMLPKNILGRKLLSKLKVYRGNEHPHKAQQPKVLE